The Kazachstania africana CBS 2517 chromosome 8, complete genome genome contains a region encoding:
- the SEC10 gene encoding exocyst subunit SEC10 (similar to Saccharomyces cerevisiae SEC10 (YLR166C); ancestral locus Anc_8.384), producing MNSLYDLDPKWQRLLNLNNFLGGLTVNEFVEELSNDHSLRIERPFSDENVVSTNTWQNLDSKPYIRTFESTLKQLKHLNEESINKKSQLSNQVAIQELEHSESVLKLSKDLNTMISQFNVLDEQLTNVNQVVSPLGDKLESAIKRKKNYIKSVELISQYNEFLINGQSKYIDDLRTSNIWSNNLKAVNLTKNLLILSTKLETNLIPKTLEISSSIQKYSEMLELDLLDQFNKAYQNNNFNQLNEIALILDHYNNGVNVIQSFINQHSYFIDSNQVELDERSNNLIFTDEDFKANMNNPLSHTFKFEESFIAILNDIELVIKNESKIVKKVFEERSSYVIQLFIQRIFVQKIELKVDSYLNNALALTNLAYVRTLHGLYQLIGKFVRNLADFFQALEENNSSKNNILITTLEQCFSDLFSKYLYDRSSYFDIEKRNLETTLIDLTSRFIIKHNNELKPKLLSNKFNQNVEKYINDDFNFIKKGYKSSGNVSNVTASSRKRLLRFNTYLKNQLDNLDHAVNRSNSVLINNEHSNSNEFDTSISYNNKTDADDEQDFNINNVDEMLKCVIESIARVMEIIPKNAFDYSLELLEVMIMGIINNYIEVALEVAYYRAKSNHHSNTIANDNDVLSLSFLKYITKSTEMLGLVSTSIKSIFMPLLNNSPNVKLALIELTNNSIKKSEILINIILNETTSIYSNKFALSLSKQKKKDFTPKSQDQLDQDTLPAIEIVNCLNSLYSQCKHNLKNGNLETFLNSVGEDLFNLLLNHYSKFQVSSIGGIIVTKDIIGIQNVIETWGFENLMEKFATLRELANLYTVQPDLLDSLTKEGRLADFNRDIIRNYISNREDFNHENFISSMKKRF from the coding sequence ATGAATTCTCTGTACGATTTAGATCCAAAATGGCAGCGATTACtcaatttaaataatttcttAGGTGGATTGACCGTCAATGAATTTGTGGAAGAATTGAGTAATGATCATTCCCTGAGAATTGAAAGGCCTTTCAGTGACGAGAACGTAGTTTCCACCAATACGTGGCAAAATTTGGATTCGAAGCCTTACATTAGAACATTTGAATCCACATTAAAGCAATTGAAACatttaaatgaagaatcaataaataaaaaatcacAACTGTCAAACCAGGTCGCTATACAAGAGTTAGAACATTCTGAAAGTGTCTTGAAGCTATCAAAGGATCTAAATACTATGATATCACAGTTTAACGTCCTGGATGAGCAATTAACTAATGTCAATCAAGTGGTCTCACCCCTAGGTGACAAATTAGAATCTGCAAttaagagaaagaaaaattatattaaaTCAGTGGAATTAATATCACAATATAATgaatttctaataaatGGTCAATCTAAATATATAGACGATCTGAGaacttcaaatatttggtcCAATAATCTAAAAGCTGTCAATTTGaccaaaaatttattgatactttcaacaaaattagAGACAAATCTAATCCCAAAGACATTGGAAATTTCAAGCTcgattcaaaaatattcagaAATGCTGGAATTAGATTTATTAGATCAGTTCAATAAAGcttatcaaaataataattttaacCAATTGAACGAAATCGCTTTAATCTTAGATCATTATAATAATGGTGTGAATGTTATCCAGAGTTTTATCAATCAACATTCATATTTCATTGATTCAAATCAGGTAGAACTAGATGAAAGATCAAATAATCTGATATTTactgatgaagatttcaaagcAAACATGAATAATCCACTTTCGCatactttcaaattcgAAGAATCATTTATCGCTATACTGAACGACATTGAACTTGTCATTAAGAATGAGTCCAAAATTGTTaagaaagtttttgaagaaagatcTTCGTATGTTATTCAATTgtttattcaaagaatatttgtACAAAAGATTGAACTAAAAGTTGattcatatttgaataatgcATTGGCTTTAACAAATCTAGCGTATGTCAGAACATTGCATGGACTTTATCAATTGATTGGTAAGTTCGTGAGAAACTTGGCCGATTTTTTCCAGgcattagaagaaaataatagtagTAAGAATAATATCCTAATTACTACCTTAGAACAATGTTTTTcagatttattttcaaagtaCCTTTATGATAGATCATCTTATTTTgatatagaaaaaagaaatttggaGACTACACTAATTGATTTAACTTCCAGGTTTATTATTAAACATAATAATGAGTTGAAgccaaaattattatcaaacaaatttaaccaaaatgttgaaaaatatataaatgatgatttcaattttataaaaaagGGTTATAAATCATCTGGTAACGTATCAAATGTAACAGCGTCGTCCAGAAAGAGATTGTTACGATTTAACACttacttgaaaaatcaattggACAATCTAGATCATGCAGTGAACCGCTCTAATTCAGTTTTGATTAACAATGAACATTCCAATtctaatgaatttgatactTCAATCAGCTACAATAATAAGACGGACGCTGATGATGAACAAGAtttcaatataaataatGTCGACGAAATGCTGAAGTGTGTTATAGAATCCATTGCCAGAGTCATGGAaataattccaaaaaatgCATTTGATTATAGTCTGGAACTATTGGAAGTCATGATAATGGGAATTATTAACAACTACATTGAAGTTGCATTGGAAGTTGCATATTATAGAGCTAAGAGTAATCACCATAGCAATACTATCGccaatgataatgatgtaTTGAGtctatcatttttaaaatatattactAAAAGTACAGAAATGCTCGGGTTAGTATCCACTTcgataaaatcaatttttatGCCACTCTTGAATAATTCACCCAATGTCAAGCTAGCTTTAATTGAATTAACAAATAATAGCATCAaaaaatctgaaattttaattaatattattttgaatgaaacCACATCCATATATTCCAACAAATTTGCACTTTCTTTgtcaaaacaaaagaagaaagatttcACTCCCAAATCTCAAGATCAATTAGATCAAGACACGTTACCGGCTATCGAAATTGTTAATTGTCTAAATTCCTTATATTCACAGTGCAAacataatttgaaaaatggaaatttgGAAACATTCCTGAATTCTGTTGGGGAAGAtctcttcaatttattattgaatcaTTATAGTAAGTTCCAAGTAAGCTCAATTGGTGGTATTATTGTAACGAAGGATATTATTGGTATACAGAATGTGATAGAAACTTGGGGATTCGAAAATTTAATGGAGAAATTTGCCACTTTGAGAGAATTAGCAAACTTATACACCGTTCAACCTGATTTGTTGGATTCACTTACAAAAGAGGGACGACTTGCAGATTTTAATAGAGATATTATTAGAAACTATATCTCTAATAGAGAAGATTTTAatcatgaaaatttcatttccaGCATGAAGAAACGGTTctaa
- the SHH4 gene encoding protein SHH4 (similar to Saccharomyces cerevisiae SDH4 (YDR178W) and YLR164W; ancestral locus Anc_8.377): protein MIIRHTRPRVILQKRGLSYSVPKLFQIPLLPTRKQKPGGVEGDVNSASFVPSKNNFKGSLHWDLERIISMTLVPLIVLPFITVGTIHTITDTLLGAMLVGHCHIGFQSCIIDYVSKRVYGRIHNYFMYLLTVGTLLSGVGIYKIEVEDGGISTVVKQFWHD from the coding sequence ATGATTATTAGACATACTCGTCCGCGAGttattttacaaaagagAGGGTTGTCATACTCTGTACCAAAGCTCTTCCAAATTCCACTCTTACCTACAAGAAAACAGAAACCTGGTGGCGTGGAAGGCGATGTTAATTCAGCCTCATTTGTACCATCGAAGAACAATTTTAAAGGATCTTTACATTGGGACCTAGAAAGAATCATTTCAATGACACTTGTTCCACTAATTGTCCTGCCATTCATTACAGTGGGTACAATACATACAATAACAGACACTTTATTGGGTGCTATGCTTGTAGGTCATTGTCATATTGGATTTCAGTCTTGTATCATCGACTATGTATCAAAAAGAGTGTACGGTAGGATACATAATTATTTCATGTATTTATTAACAGTCGGCACACTCTTATCTGGAGTTGGTATCTACAAGATAGAAGTTGAAGATGGCGGGATCAGTACTGTAGTCAAGCAATTTTGGCAtgattga
- the MAS1 gene encoding mitochondrial processing peptidase (similar to Saccharomyces cerevisiae MAS1 (YLR163C); ancestral locus Anc_8.376), which produces MLRQAVKSLGLRNKVARLTTAIPKTRTSTLPNGLTIATEYIPNTSSATVGIFVDAGSRAENVKNNGTAHFLEHLAFKGTENRSQRAIELEIENIGSHLNAYTSRENTVYYAKSLQNDIPKAVEILSDILTKSTLDPRAIERERDVIIRESEEVDKMYDEVVFDHLHDIAYKDQPLGRTILGPIKNIKSISRTDLKSYINKNYKGDRMVLAGAGAVDHDNLVTYAQKYFGHLQKSDSPMPLGTPRSALPVFNRGEKFIEELSLPTTHIAIALEGVSWSAADYFVALATQAIVGNWDRTLGSGTNSPSPLAVAASNNGTLANSYMSFSTSYADTGLWGTYIVLDSNEHNPRLIIDEILKEWGRIKAGNISDSEVERAKAQLKAALLLSLDGSTAIVEDMGRQIVTTGKRLSPEEVFEKVDRITKDDIVVWANYRLKNKPISMVGLGNVINIPRLQEIESKIHGN; this is translated from the coding sequence ATGCTACGTCAAGCCGTCAAAAGTTTAGGACTTAGAAATAAGGTTGCTCGATTGACAACAGCAATTCCCAAAACCAGGACCTCGACGTTACCTAATGGTCTCACAATCGCTACCGAATATATACCAAATACATCAAGTGCTACTGTGGGAATATTTGTTGATGCTGGTTCACGTGCGGAAAATGTCAAAAACAATGGTACAGCACATTTTTTAGAACATTTAGCTTTCAAAGGTACCGAAAATAGATCACAGCGTGCTATAGAGCTGGAAATCGAGAATATAGGGTCACATTTAAACGCTTACACTTCTAGGGAAAACACAGTATACTATGCAAAATCATTACAGAATGATATTCCAAAAGCTGTTGAGATTTTGAGCGATATTTTAACTAAATCAACGCTAGATCCAAGGGCAATCGAAAGAGAGAGAGATGTTATCATAAGAGAAAGTGAAGAAGTGGATAAAATGTATGATGAAGTTGTTTTTGATCATTTGCATGACATTGCTTATAAAGACCAACCTTTGGGTAGAACTATCCTGGGGCccatcaaaaatataaaatcCATTTCAAGAACAGATTTGAAGAGTTACATTAATAAAAACTATAAAGGAGATAGAATGGTCCTAGCAGGTGCTGGTGCAGTCGATCATGACAATTTAGTCACTTATGCGCAGAAATATTTCGGCCATCTACAGAAGTCAGACAGTCCCATGCCACTTGGCACGCCTCGTAGTGCGCTACCTGTGTTTAACAGAGGCGAAAAGTTTATTGAAGAGCTCTCTTTACCCACTACCCATATTGCCATTGCATTAGAAGGTGTGTCATGGTCAGCTGCAGACTATTTTGTTGCTTTAGCGACGCAGGCTATTGTGGGTAACTGGGATAGAACTCTTGGATCAGGTACTAATTCCCCATCTCCTCTGGCGGTTGCAGCTTCCAACAATGGTACATTGGCAAATTCATATATGTCATTCTCAACCTCGTACGCTGATACAGGTTTATGGGGTACATATATAGTGCTGGATTCGAATGAGCACAACCCAAGATTaattattgatgaaatattgaagGAATGGGGGAGAATAAAAGCCGGTAATATATCTGATAGTGAGGTTGAACGAGCAAAAGCACAATTAAAGGCTGCCTTACTGCTATCCTTAGATGGCTCAACAGCGATTGTTGAAGATATGGGAAGACAAATTGTGACTACTGGTAAAAGACTATCTCCAGAAGaagtatttgaaaaagttgacAGAATAACTAAAGATGATATTGTAGTGTGGGCTAATTAtagattgaaaaacaaaCCAATTTCTATGGTTGGATTGGGAAATGTCATTAACATTCCCAGACTGCAGGAGATAGAGTCAAAAATACATGGTAATTAG